One segment of Ipomoea triloba cultivar NCNSP0323 chromosome 12, ASM357664v1 DNA contains the following:
- the LOC116000511 gene encoding transcription factor HHO3-like isoform X2 yields MSERNIDLNCEFVVPKSVSIALAEISAIDDPSQKLLKLYSLLQALEEEAKKIYVIRREVPYATSLLTDEIETVRGEYLKLKGKEKLPALASVEVEEFVPLKGSSNGDRGTTQSNDQGEKMNWMGSTGLWNHPVTSHNSDSRKPSNQLFPTRLSIQLFVPYKTMTAEEAAALKADALPVLALSLSPPFVPQSVVYKSSYHSHSSKTLNKQEQRKPRRCWSPELHQGFVDALDKLGGAQAATPKQIREIMNVDGLTNDEVKSHLQKYRLHVRRLTASPPPSTSTGAHSSLPEGLLHLGVPATCREVSVTVTGLNAMEESEEEESVRGF; encoded by the exons ATGAGTGAAAGGAATATCGATCTGAACTGTGAATTTGTAGTTCCTAAATCTGTTTCAATTGCTCTTGCTGAAATTTCCGCCATTGATGATCCGTCCCAGAAACTCTTGAAGCTTTACTCCCTTCTACAAGCCTTAGAAGAAGAGGCAAAGAAAATCTACGTCATTAGACGTGAAGTCCCTTATGCTACGAGTCTTCTCACTGACG AAATCGAGACGGTAAGGGGAGAATATTTGAAgctaaaaggaaaggaaaagttGCCGGCGCTCGCATCGGTGGAGGTGGAAGAGTTTGTACCGTTGAAGGGTAGTTCTAACGGTGACCGAGGGACAACACAGTCAAACGATCAAGGCGAAAAAATGAACTGGATGGGCTCCACTGGGCTCTGGAACCACCCTGTTACGTCCCACAATTCTGATTCCAGAAAACCAAGCAACCAACTTTTCCCCACAAGACTT AGCATTCAATTATTTGTACCGTACAAGACTATGACAGCGGAGGAGGCGGCGGCGCTAAAAGCAGATGCTTTACCAGTCCTCGCTTTATCGCTGTCTCCGCCATTTGTGCCGCAATCGGTGGTTTATAAAAGCTCATATCATTCTCATTCCTCAAAGACGTTGAATAAGCAAGAACAGAGGAAACCGAGGCGGTGTTGGTCGCCGGAGCTTCATCAGGGGTTCGTCGACGCCCTTGATAAGCTCGGTGGAGCACAAG CAGCGACACCGAAGCAGATTAGAGAAATTATGAATGTTGATGGTCTCACCAATGATGAAGTCAAAAGCCATTTGCag AAATATAGGCTTCATGTGAGGAGGCTGACTGCGTCTCCGCCTCCGTCAACCTCAACTGGTGCGCACTCTAGCTTGCCGGAGGGCCTACTTCACCTAGGGGTTCCGGCGACCTGCAGGGAGGTTTCAGTGACGGTGACAGGTCTCAACGCCATGGAGGAGTCAGAGGAAGAGGAATCAGTGAGAGGGTTTTGA
- the LOC116000511 gene encoding transcription factor HHO3-like isoform X1 → MSERNIDLNCEFVVPKSVSIALAEISAIDDPSQKLLKLYSLLQALEEEAKKIYVIRREVPYATSLLTDEIETVRGEYLKLKGKEKLPALASVEVEEFVPLKGSSNGDRGTTQSNDQGEKMNWMGSTGLWNHPVTSHNSDSRKPSNQLFPTRLGCVNQSIQLFVPYKTMTAEEAAALKADALPVLALSLSPPFVPQSVVYKSSYHSHSSKTLNKQEQRKPRRCWSPELHQGFVDALDKLGGAQAATPKQIREIMNVDGLTNDEVKSHLQKYRLHVRRLTASPPPSTSTGAHSSLPEGLLHLGVPATCREVSVTVTGLNAMEESEEEESVRGF, encoded by the exons ATGAGTGAAAGGAATATCGATCTGAACTGTGAATTTGTAGTTCCTAAATCTGTTTCAATTGCTCTTGCTGAAATTTCCGCCATTGATGATCCGTCCCAGAAACTCTTGAAGCTTTACTCCCTTCTACAAGCCTTAGAAGAAGAGGCAAAGAAAATCTACGTCATTAGACGTGAAGTCCCTTATGCTACGAGTCTTCTCACTGACG AAATCGAGACGGTAAGGGGAGAATATTTGAAgctaaaaggaaaggaaaagttGCCGGCGCTCGCATCGGTGGAGGTGGAAGAGTTTGTACCGTTGAAGGGTAGTTCTAACGGTGACCGAGGGACAACACAGTCAAACGATCAAGGCGAAAAAATGAACTGGATGGGCTCCACTGGGCTCTGGAACCACCCTGTTACGTCCCACAATTCTGATTCCAGAAAACCAAGCAACCAACTTTTCCCCACAAGACTT gGTTGTGTCAATCAGAGCATTCAATTATTTGTACCGTACAAGACTATGACAGCGGAGGAGGCGGCGGCGCTAAAAGCAGATGCTTTACCAGTCCTCGCTTTATCGCTGTCTCCGCCATTTGTGCCGCAATCGGTGGTTTATAAAAGCTCATATCATTCTCATTCCTCAAAGACGTTGAATAAGCAAGAACAGAGGAAACCGAGGCGGTGTTGGTCGCCGGAGCTTCATCAGGGGTTCGTCGACGCCCTTGATAAGCTCGGTGGAGCACAAG CAGCGACACCGAAGCAGATTAGAGAAATTATGAATGTTGATGGTCTCACCAATGATGAAGTCAAAAGCCATTTGCag AAATATAGGCTTCATGTGAGGAGGCTGACTGCGTCTCCGCCTCCGTCAACCTCAACTGGTGCGCACTCTAGCTTGCCGGAGGGCCTACTTCACCTAGGGGTTCCGGCGACCTGCAGGGAGGTTTCAGTGACGGTGACAGGTCTCAACGCCATGGAGGAGTCAGAGGAAGAGGAATCAGTGAGAGGGTTTTGA
- the LOC115999917 gene encoding myb family transcription factor EFM-like isoform X2 encodes MAQEFSERNIDLNCEFVVPKSVSIALAEISAMDDPSQKLLKLYSLLQALEEEAKKIYVIRREVPYATSLLTDEIEMVRGECMKLKGKEKLPAPAVMEEFLPLKGNSDGGTKRSNEMKSWMSSAALWNHPVTSENSNSRKSSNQLFPTKPGGVHGSIQSFVPHTTMTAEEEAALKRDGLPVPSLLLSSPSVPPSAAVYKTSYHPHSSKTMNKQEQRKQRRCWSPELHQRFVDALDKLGGAQATPKQIREIMNVDGLTNDEVKSHLQKYRLHVRRLTASPPSSTSTWPQPYGVVMKPAGTGGHSGSPESPLHLGIPATRQVSVTVTGFNAVEESEEEESVRGF; translated from the exons ATGGCCCAGGAATTTAGTGAAAGGAATATCGATTTGAACTGTGAATTTGTAGTTCCTAAATCCGTTTCAATTGCTCTTGCTGAAATTTCTGCCATGGATGATCCTTCCCAGAAACTTTTGAAGCTTTACTCCCTTCTTCAAGCCTTAGAAGAAGAGGCAAAGAAAATCTACGTCATCAGACGTGAAGTCCCTTATGCTACGAGTCTTCTCACTGATG AAATCGAGATGGTGAGGGGGGAATGTATGAAGCTGAAGGGAAAAGAAAAGTTGCCGGCGCCGGCGGTTATGGAGGAGTTTCTACCGTTGAAGGGTAACTCTGACGGAGGGACAAAACGGTCAAACGAGATGAAGAGCTGGATGAGCTCTGCCGCACTCTGGAACCACCCAGTTACGTCTGAGAATTCTAATTCCAGAAAATCAAGCAACCAACTTTTCCCTACAAAACCT GGTGGTGTCCATGGGAGCATCCAATCATTTGTACCTCACACGACCATGACGGCGGAGGAGGAGGCGGCACTGAAAAGAGATGGTTTACCAGTTCCCAGTTTGTTGTTGTCTTCGCCATCGGTGCCGCCGTCTGCCGCGGTTTACAAAACCTCATATCATCCTCATTCCTCAAAGACGATGAATAAGCAAGAACAGAGGAAACAGAGGCGGTGTTGGTCACCGGAGCTTCATCAGCGATTCGTCGACGCCCTTGATAAGCTCGGTGGAGCACAAG CGACACCGAAGCAGATTAGAGAAATTATGAATGTTGATGGTCTCACCAATGATGAAGTCAAAAGCCATTTGCAG AAATATAGGCTTCATGTGAGGAGGCTAACTGCTTCTCCGCCTTCGTCAACCTCAACATGGCCGCAGCCATATGGTGTGGTGATGAAACCTGCAGGAACTGGTGGGCACTCTGGCTCGCCGGAGAGCCCACTTCACCTGGGGATTCCGGCGACCAGGCAGGTTTCAGTGACGGTGACAGGTTTCAACGCTGTGGAGGAATCAGAGGAAGAGGAATCAGTGAGAGGGTTTTGA
- the LOC115999917 gene encoding myb family transcription factor EFM-like isoform X1, which translates to MAQEFSERNIDLNCEFVVPKSVSIALAEISAMDDPSQKLLKLYSLLQALEEEAKKIYVIRREVPYATSLLTDEIEMVRGECMKLKGKEKLPAPAVMEEFLPLKGNSDGGTKRSNEMKSWMSSAALWNHPVTSENSNSRKSSNQLFPTKPGGVHGSIQSFVPHTTMTAEEEAALKRDGLPVPSLLLSSPSVPPSAAVYKTSYHPHSSKTMNKQEQRKQRRCWSPELHQRFVDALDKLGGAQAATPKQIREIMNVDGLTNDEVKSHLQKYRLHVRRLTASPPSSTSTWPQPYGVVMKPAGTGGHSGSPESPLHLGIPATRQVSVTVTGFNAVEESEEEESVRGF; encoded by the exons ATGGCCCAGGAATTTAGTGAAAGGAATATCGATTTGAACTGTGAATTTGTAGTTCCTAAATCCGTTTCAATTGCTCTTGCTGAAATTTCTGCCATGGATGATCCTTCCCAGAAACTTTTGAAGCTTTACTCCCTTCTTCAAGCCTTAGAAGAAGAGGCAAAGAAAATCTACGTCATCAGACGTGAAGTCCCTTATGCTACGAGTCTTCTCACTGATG AAATCGAGATGGTGAGGGGGGAATGTATGAAGCTGAAGGGAAAAGAAAAGTTGCCGGCGCCGGCGGTTATGGAGGAGTTTCTACCGTTGAAGGGTAACTCTGACGGAGGGACAAAACGGTCAAACGAGATGAAGAGCTGGATGAGCTCTGCCGCACTCTGGAACCACCCAGTTACGTCTGAGAATTCTAATTCCAGAAAATCAAGCAACCAACTTTTCCCTACAAAACCT GGTGGTGTCCATGGGAGCATCCAATCATTTGTACCTCACACGACCATGACGGCGGAGGAGGAGGCGGCACTGAAAAGAGATGGTTTACCAGTTCCCAGTTTGTTGTTGTCTTCGCCATCGGTGCCGCCGTCTGCCGCGGTTTACAAAACCTCATATCATCCTCATTCCTCAAAGACGATGAATAAGCAAGAACAGAGGAAACAGAGGCGGTGTTGGTCACCGGAGCTTCATCAGCGATTCGTCGACGCCCTTGATAAGCTCGGTGGAGCACAAG CAGCGACACCGAAGCAGATTAGAGAAATTATGAATGTTGATGGTCTCACCAATGATGAAGTCAAAAGCCATTTGCAG AAATATAGGCTTCATGTGAGGAGGCTAACTGCTTCTCCGCCTTCGTCAACCTCAACATGGCCGCAGCCATATGGTGTGGTGATGAAACCTGCAGGAACTGGTGGGCACTCTGGCTCGCCGGAGAGCCCACTTCACCTGGGGATTCCGGCGACCAGGCAGGTTTCAGTGACGGTGACAGGTTTCAACGCTGTGGAGGAATCAGAGGAAGAGGAATCAGTGAGAGGGTTTTGA
- the LOC115999917 gene encoding myb family transcription factor EFM-like isoform X3 has protein sequence MAQEFSERNIDLNCEFVVPKSVSIALAEISAMDDPSQKLLKLYSLLQALEEEAKKIYVIRREVPYATSLLTDEIEMVRGECMKLKGKEKLPAPAVMEEFLPLKGNSDGGTKRSNEMKSWMSSAALWNHPGGVHGSIQSFVPHTTMTAEEEAALKRDGLPVPSLLLSSPSVPPSAAVYKTSYHPHSSKTMNKQEQRKQRRCWSPELHQRFVDALDKLGGAQAATPKQIREIMNVDGLTNDEVKSHLQKYRLHVRRLTASPPSSTSTWPQPYGVVMKPAGTGGHSGSPESPLHLGIPATRQVSVTVTGFNAVEESEEEESVRGF, from the exons ATGGCCCAGGAATTTAGTGAAAGGAATATCGATTTGAACTGTGAATTTGTAGTTCCTAAATCCGTTTCAATTGCTCTTGCTGAAATTTCTGCCATGGATGATCCTTCCCAGAAACTTTTGAAGCTTTACTCCCTTCTTCAAGCCTTAGAAGAAGAGGCAAAGAAAATCTACGTCATCAGACGTGAAGTCCCTTATGCTACGAGTCTTCTCACTGATG AAATCGAGATGGTGAGGGGGGAATGTATGAAGCTGAAGGGAAAAGAAAAGTTGCCGGCGCCGGCGGTTATGGAGGAGTTTCTACCGTTGAAGGGTAACTCTGACGGAGGGACAAAACGGTCAAACGAGATGAAGAGCTGGATGAGCTCTGCCGCACTCTGGAACCACCCA GGTGGTGTCCATGGGAGCATCCAATCATTTGTACCTCACACGACCATGACGGCGGAGGAGGAGGCGGCACTGAAAAGAGATGGTTTACCAGTTCCCAGTTTGTTGTTGTCTTCGCCATCGGTGCCGCCGTCTGCCGCGGTTTACAAAACCTCATATCATCCTCATTCCTCAAAGACGATGAATAAGCAAGAACAGAGGAAACAGAGGCGGTGTTGGTCACCGGAGCTTCATCAGCGATTCGTCGACGCCCTTGATAAGCTCGGTGGAGCACAAG CAGCGACACCGAAGCAGATTAGAGAAATTATGAATGTTGATGGTCTCACCAATGATGAAGTCAAAAGCCATTTGCAG AAATATAGGCTTCATGTGAGGAGGCTAACTGCTTCTCCGCCTTCGTCAACCTCAACATGGCCGCAGCCATATGGTGTGGTGATGAAACCTGCAGGAACTGGTGGGCACTCTGGCTCGCCGGAGAGCCCACTTCACCTGGGGATTCCGGCGACCAGGCAGGTTTCAGTGACGGTGACAGGTTTCAACGCTGTGGAGGAATCAGAGGAAGAGGAATCAGTGAGAGGGTTTTGA